Proteins encoded in a region of the Leptolyngbya subtilissima AS-A7 genome:
- a CDS encoding MetQ/NlpA family ABC transporter substrate-binding protein: MNRRFFLLTAGSFAATTMVAGCGATRSGGGNASGNTLRVGVNPVPHGEILAYVRDNLAASEGLTIEVVEFSDYVLPNTALNDGQLEANYFQHVPYMEDFAKQRGLDLVFVKGVHLEPLGLYSKKVTVLSEVPEGAQVSVPNDATNLGRALKLLDDNGLLTLKGGAGVNATKQDIEANPKNLSLVELEAAQLPRALDDVDIGVVNGNYALEVGLNPAKDALALEKSDGNPYANGLVVLSGQENDSNIQKLAQLLNSDQVRTFINDKYQGAVIPVF; the protein is encoded by the coding sequence ATGAATCGTCGATTTTTTCTGCTTACGGCCGGCTCCTTTGCCGCCACCACAATGGTCGCAGGCTGCGGTGCTACTCGATCGGGCGGCGGCAATGCTAGCGGTAACACACTCAGAGTGGGGGTAAACCCCGTGCCCCACGGCGAAATCTTAGCCTACGTGCGAGATAACCTGGCCGCTAGCGAAGGGTTGACCATTGAAGTTGTCGAGTTCTCTGACTACGTGCTGCCCAACACCGCCCTCAACGATGGGCAACTGGAGGCCAACTACTTTCAACACGTGCCCTACATGGAAGACTTTGCTAAGCAGCGGGGGCTAGATTTGGTATTTGTCAAAGGAGTTCATTTAGAACCCTTGGGGCTCTATTCAAAGAAAGTGACGGTTTTAAGCGAAGTGCCAGAGGGGGCGCAGGTTTCGGTGCCCAACGATGCTACAAATCTGGGGCGCGCCCTCAAACTGCTAGATGACAACGGATTGCTTACCCTCAAAGGCGGAGCGGGGGTAAATGCCACCAAGCAAGACATTGAGGCCAATCCTAAAAATCTCAGCCTGGTGGAGTTAGAGGCGGCACAGTTGCCCCGCGCTCTAGACGATGTAGATATTGGCGTAGTTAACGGCAACTATGCCCTTGAAGTAGGGTTGAACCCCGCTAAAGATGCTCTGGCGCTGGAAAAATCTGACGGCAACCCCTACGCTAATGGACTGGTGGTGCTGAGTGGGCAGGAAAATGATTCAAACATTCAAAAACTGGCTCAGTTGCTGAACTCTGATCAGGTCAGAACGTTTATTAACGATAAGTACCAGGGGGCAGTGATCCCAGTTTTTTAA